Proteins encoded by one window of Vanacampus margaritifer isolate UIUO_Vmar chromosome 17, RoL_Vmar_1.0, whole genome shotgun sequence:
- the LOC144036915 gene encoding histone acetyltransferase KAT2B-like isoform X3 gives MLANLEKNTVWQKQVEGACKCNGWKSQNPPATPPRSEQQQPAAGNLRQPCRSCSHALGDHVSHQERVPEDEVNRLLDVEYLYTCVDKEEDADTKQVYFSLFKLLRKCILQMGKPTLEAQESPPFKRPGIEQHQTIAELAKMSLNQINFWQPETPSQGLQRLPNHDQQAKLPPEKRTLILTHFPKSETQTSKMAPARSHVRLVNVGRHVALSGSSPCWRRKSTATAPPPPNLETRLLGRGTRGGKSRPYR, from the exons ATGCTCGCG AATCTGGAGAAAAACACCGTTTGGCAGAAG CAGGTGGAGGGCGCGTGCAAGTGCAACGGCTGGAAGAGTCAGAACCCGCCGGCCACGCCTCCGCGCAGCGAGCAGCAGCAGCCCGCCGCCGGCAACCTGCGCCAGCCCTGCCGCAGCTGCTCGCACGCTTTGG GGGATCACGTGAGCCATCAGGAGCGCGTCCCCGAGGACGAGGTCAACCGGCTGCTTGACGTGGAGTACCTGTACACGTGCGTGGACAAGGAGGAGGACGCCGACACCAAGCAGGTCTACTTCTCGCTCTTCAAA CTCCTGCGGAAATGCATCCTCCAGATGGGCAAGCCCACCCTGGAAGCACAGGAGAGTCCGCCCTTCAAGAGGCCCGGCATCGAGCAG CATCAGACCATCGCGGAGCTGGCCAAGATGTCCCTCAACCAGATCAACTTCTGGCAGCCGGAGACGCCGTCGCAGGGACTCCAGAGGCTCCCCAACCACGACCAGCAGGCCAAGCTGCCGCCCGAGAAGCGGACGCTCATCCTCACGCACTTTCCCAAGTCAGAGACACAAACCAGCAAAATGGCGCCGGCCCGCTCCCACGTCCGTTTGGTCAACGTGGGTCGGCATGTTGCCTTGTCAGGTTCTAGTCCATGCTGGAGGAGGAAGTCTACAgccacagccccccccccccccaatctggAAACAAGACTTCTTGGCAGGGGCACCCGGGGGGGAAAATCCCGTCCATACCG gtaG
- the LOC144036915 gene encoding uncharacterized protein LOC144036915 isoform X1, whose protein sequence is MRGSTVTACIFHQCVVFCVFLPAGGGRVQVQRLEESEPAGHASAQRAAAARRRQPAPALPQLLARFGCESLTSRINVSRDHVWLLLCLAGDHVSHQERVPEDEVNRLLDVEYLYTCVDKEEDADTKQVYFSLFKLLRKCILQMGKPTLEAQESPPFKRPGIEQHQTIAELAKMSLNQINFWQPETPSQGLQRLPNHDQQAKLPPEKRTLILTHFPKSETQTSKMAPARSHVRLVNVGRHVALSGSSPCWRRKSTATAPPPPNLETRLLGRGTRGGKSRPYR, encoded by the exons ATGCGGGGGTCGACTGTAACTGCTTGTATATTTCATCAGTGTGtcgtgttttgtgtttttttgccagCAGGTGGAGGGCGCGTGCAAGTGCAACGGCTGGAAGAGTCAGAACCCGCCGGCCACGCCTCCGCGCAGCGAGCAGCAGCAGCCCGCCGCCGGCAACCTGCGCCAGCCCTGCCGCAGCTGCTCGCACGCTTTGGGTGCGAGAGCCTCACCTCGCGCATCAATGTGTCACGTGACCACGTTTGGTTGTTGCTTTGCTTGGCAGGGGATCACGTGAGCCATCAGGAGCGCGTCCCCGAGGACGAGGTCAACCGGCTGCTTGACGTGGAGTACCTGTACACGTGCGTGGACAAGGAGGAGGACGCCGACACCAAGCAGGTCTACTTCTCGCTCTTCAAA CTCCTGCGGAAATGCATCCTCCAGATGGGCAAGCCCACCCTGGAAGCACAGGAGAGTCCGCCCTTCAAGAGGCCCGGCATCGAGCAG CATCAGACCATCGCGGAGCTGGCCAAGATGTCCCTCAACCAGATCAACTTCTGGCAGCCGGAGACGCCGTCGCAGGGACTCCAGAGGCTCCCCAACCACGACCAGCAGGCCAAGCTGCCGCCCGAGAAGCGGACGCTCATCCTCACGCACTTTCCCAAGTCAGAGACACAAACCAGCAAAATGGCGCCGGCCCGCTCCCACGTCCGTTTGGTCAACGTGGGTCGGCATGTTGCCTTGTCAGGTTCTAGTCCATGCTGGAGGAGGAAGTCTACAgccacagccccccccccccccaatctggAAACAAGACTTCTTGGCAGGGGCACCCGGGGGGGAAAATCCCGTCCATACCG gtaG
- the LOC144036915 gene encoding histone acetyltransferase KAT2B-like isoform X4, which yields MRGSTVTACIFHQCVVFCVFLPAGGGRVQVQRLEESEPAGHASAQRAAAARRRQPAPALPQLLARFGCESLTSRINVSRDHVWLLLCLAGDHVSHQERVPEDEVNRLLDVEYLYTCVDKEEDADTKQVYFSLFKLLRKCILQMGKPTLEAQESPPFKRPGIEQHQTIAELAKMSLNQINFWQPETPSQGLQRLPNHDQQAKLPPEKRTLILTHFPKF from the exons ATGCGGGGGTCGACTGTAACTGCTTGTATATTTCATCAGTGTGtcgtgttttgtgtttttttgccagCAGGTGGAGGGCGCGTGCAAGTGCAACGGCTGGAAGAGTCAGAACCCGCCGGCCACGCCTCCGCGCAGCGAGCAGCAGCAGCCCGCCGCCGGCAACCTGCGCCAGCCCTGCCGCAGCTGCTCGCACGCTTTGGGTGCGAGAGCCTCACCTCGCGCATCAATGTGTCACGTGACCACGTTTGGTTGTTGCTTTGCTTGGCAGGGGATCACGTGAGCCATCAGGAGCGCGTCCCCGAGGACGAGGTCAACCGGCTGCTTGACGTGGAGTACCTGTACACGTGCGTGGACAAGGAGGAGGACGCCGACACCAAGCAGGTCTACTTCTCGCTCTTCAAA CTCCTGCGGAAATGCATCCTCCAGATGGGCAAGCCCACCCTGGAAGCACAGGAGAGTCCGCCCTTCAAGAGGCCCGGCATCGAGCAG CATCAGACCATCGCGGAGCTGGCCAAGATGTCCCTCAACCAGATCAACTTCTGGCAGCCGGAGACGCCGTCGCAGGGACTCCAGAGGCTCCCCAACCACGACCAGCAGGCCAAGCTGCCGCCCGAGAAGCGGACGCTCATCCTCACGCACTTTCCCAA GTTCTAG
- the LOC144036915 gene encoding uncharacterized protein LOC144036915 isoform X2 produces the protein MRGSTVTACIFHQCVVFCVFLPAGGGRVQVQRLEESEPAGHASAQRAAAARRRQPAPALPQLLARFGCESLTSRINVSRDHVWLLLCLAGDHVSHQERVPEDEVNRLLDVEYLYTCVDKEEDADTKQVYFSLFKLLRKCILQMGKPTLEAQESPPFKRPGIEQPPAVQKASDHRGAGQDVPQPDQLLAAGDAVAGTPEAPQPRPAGQAAAREADAHPHALSQVLVHAGGGSLQPQPPPPPIWKQDFLAGAPGGENPVHTGRK, from the exons ATGCGGGGGTCGACTGTAACTGCTTGTATATTTCATCAGTGTGtcgtgttttgtgtttttttgccagCAGGTGGAGGGCGCGTGCAAGTGCAACGGCTGGAAGAGTCAGAACCCGCCGGCCACGCCTCCGCGCAGCGAGCAGCAGCAGCCCGCCGCCGGCAACCTGCGCCAGCCCTGCCGCAGCTGCTCGCACGCTTTGGGTGCGAGAGCCTCACCTCGCGCATCAATGTGTCACGTGACCACGTTTGGTTGTTGCTTTGCTTGGCAGGGGATCACGTGAGCCATCAGGAGCGCGTCCCCGAGGACGAGGTCAACCGGCTGCTTGACGTGGAGTACCTGTACACGTGCGTGGACAAGGAGGAGGACGCCGACACCAAGCAGGTCTACTTCTCGCTCTTCAAA CTCCTGCGGAAATGCATCCTCCAGATGGGCAAGCCCACCCTGGAAGCACAGGAGAGTCCGCCCTTCAAGAGGCCCGGCATCGAGCAG CCGCCTGCCGTCCAAAAAGCATCAGACCATCGCGGAGCTGGCCAAGATGTCCCTCAACCAGATCAACTTCTGGCAGCCGGAGACGCCGTCGCAGGGACTCCAGAGGCTCCCCAACCACGACCAGCAGGCCAAGCTGCCGCCCGAGAAGCGGACGCTCATCCTCACGCACTTTCCCAA GTTCTAGTCCATGCTGGAGGAGGAAGTCTACAgccacagccccccccccccccaatctggAAACAAGACTTCTTGGCAGGGGCACCCGGGGGGGAAAATCCCGTCCATACCG gtaGAAAATGA
- the stmn2b gene encoding stathmin-2b — MAKTAIAYKEKMKEISVFSLICSCLYPDIRKNTLEDFEDLDIKPINKRASGQAFEVLLKPTSPVSDAAHSVTTPPKRDISLDDIQKKLEAAEDRRRSQEAQVLRALAEKREHERDVLLKAMEENSNFSRMAEEKLQLKMEQIQENRQAYLDALMERLQQRERHAEEVRRNKELREEVVA; from the exons ATGGCCAAGACCGCAATTG CTTACAAGGAGAAGATGAAGGAGATTTCCGTCTTCTCGCTCATCTGCTCCTGTCTGTACCCCGACATCCGCAAGAACACCCTGGAGGACTTTGAAG ACCTGGACATCAAGCCGATCAACAAACGTGCGTCGGGCCAGGCATTCGAGGTCCTCCTGAAGCCGACGTCGCCCGTGTCGGACGCCGCCCACAGCGTCACCACGCCCCCCAAAAGGGACATCTCCCTGGACGACATTCAGAAGAAGCTGGAGGCCGCCGAGGACCGCAGGAGA TCCCAGGAGGCGCAGGTGTTGCGGGCGCTGGCGGAGAAGCGCGAGCACGAGCGCGACGTGCTTCTGAAGGCCATGGAGGAAAACAGCAACTTCAGCCGCATGGCCGAGGAGAAGCTGCAGCTGAAGATGGAGCAGATCCAGGAGAACCGCCAGGCCTACCTCGACGCGCTCATGGAACGCCTGCAACAGAGG GAGAGGCACGCTGAGGAGGTGCGCCGGAATAAGGAGTTGAGAGAAGAAGTGGTAGCATGA